In Bradyrhizobium sp. WBOS07, the genomic window GACGCGTTCAGCGCCGCCCCGCAATCGGCCAGCAGTTCGCCGCGCGTGCGAATTGGCCCGATCCCGTCATAGATGCCGGTGAGGTGAATTTCCGCGGCATGCACGATCCATCGCGCGAGATCGCGCACGTCGATGAACTGGACGGCATCGTCAGGCGATCCCGGCGCCAGCACCTCGCCGCCGCGCGCAAGCCGTGCGGACCAATAGGCAAAGCGGCCCGTCGGATCCTCCGGCCCGGCGATCAGGCCGGCGCGGCAGATGAAGGCATCGTTGCCGATCGCCTGTTCGCAGGCGACCTTGGCGGCGCCGTAAATGGCATCCGTGCTGTGCTCCGGATCCCCTGCCGCAGGCTCGCGCAGCGGCGCCGTATCCGCGCGTTGTCCTGGTATCCGGTTGTCCGCATACACGCTGATTGTGGAGATGAAGCTCCAATGCACGCCCGGCCGCTTCAGCGCCGCGACCGCGCGGCGGACCTGGCCGGGATGACGCGCGACATCAACCACTGCGTCGAAGGTCTCGCCCGCGAGCGGCGCGAGACCGTCGGCCACATCGCGGTCGACCCGGATCAAGCGCGCGCCCGCCGCGATGGGCCCCGCAACGCCGCGGGCGGCGCAGGTCACCTCGTGACCGGCAGCGCAAGCATGGCTTGCGATCGCCCGGCCGAGAAACTGGCTGCCACCGAGGATGAGGATGTGCATGGTCCGTGCCGCTAGTGAGCGCGAGAGACTACAATTTACGGTAGCAGTTGCAACCGCCTTTCGGCGGTTCGATCTCGGCGTCGAAATAGGCCGGCGGAGTGAGACGCTTGATCTCGGTCGACTTGCCTTTTACTGCTATCCGCAGGATCGCTTCGCTCGGGCGCGAATTCTCCTGGGCTCGGATTGGATGTGATCCAAGACCGACTTCCTCTCGTTAGTGTCACCGAGGAAGCTGTCCATGAACCAAACGCTTGCGAAGATCTGTCAGGAAATGGCCGGCCGGGTGCTCGAACTTCAGCGCGGCCTCAACACGCCTGAGCGGCGGTTGGAATTGGCCGGTGAACTTCAGGCCACGATTGAAAAGTACCTCGCGTTCGAAAAGCGAAAGAACCGTTTTTCCGTGCGGAAAGACAGGTAGCACCGCTTTAATCAGGTTGAGTTCCGCAATGTTCGCACGTCGGCGCCGTGCTTTCATTGATTTCTTTGGGCTTTTCGTCTTGAACGTTCGGAAGCGGGAGGAACTCTCCTGGCTGAACGTCCAGCATACCCGTGTTTTCACGGTTACAGCGAAGCACCGCTCAATGGTGTCTAGTTGTTACGGCATTTCAGCCCAAGGGGACTACAGATGAAAAAAACAATGTTAGCCGGTGTCGCAGTGGCGGCACTGGCGTTGAGTACCCATGCGCAGGCCGCTGATATGGCGGCAAGGCCGTACGTCAAAGCGCCGCCGCCCGCTGTGGCGTCGGTTTACGATTGGAGCGGCTTCTACATCGGCGGCAACGGCGGATGGGGCACCACCCGCAACTGCTGGGACTTTGTGAGCTTCGCAGGCGCAGCCTTTACGGCGGGCCAGGGATGTCACAACGCAGACGGTGCCGTCGCTGGCGGTCAGATCGGATATCGCTGGCAGTCGGCGTCCTGGGTGTTCGGACTGGAGGCGCAAGGGGATTGGGCCGACTTGAACGGATCGCGGGTGTCATCGCCTGCCTTCGTGTTCGTGCCGGGTGACCTCACCATCAATTCTCAGGTGCGCGCCTTCGGTCTTTTCACCGGCCAGGTCGGGTGGGCCTGGAACAACGTGCTGCTCTATGCGAAGGGCGGTGCGGCCGTGGTGGATAATCGCTACACCCACACTTTCACGGCGACCAGTGCGTTGATCAACAGCAGCAGCGATACGCGTTGGGGAGCTACCGTCGGCGCAGGCGTGGAGTTCGGCTTCGCTCCCAATTGGTCGGTCGGCGTGGAGTACGATCACATTTTCCTCGATCGTCGGACGCTGAGCTTTGCGGCTGCGCCTGGAGGTGTTGCCACGACCAACAGCATCGGTCAGGACGTGGATATCGTGACTGCGCGCATCAACTATCGCTTCGGCGGACCGGGCTTGACGCGCTACTGAGGACCCCCGGGTACGGCCGCGGATTGTCACCATTGATTCCGCGATTTGAAGGATGAAGAAAAGGGCGACCGGTGACCCGGTCGCCCTTTTCACGCGAGAATGATCGTCTGGTTCGAGTTCGCACGCACCCCAATAAGAAGCGCTACCGCTCGCGCGCGACCTACCGCCCCTTGATCTCCGCATACTTCGCCATCGCCTTCTCGAACTTGCGGTTGAACAGCCACATCGCGGCGAAGATCTCGCGATAACTTGCCGAAGTTCGCGCCCGGTCGGCCTGTCCGAACGCGAAAATGCTGTTGTTGCGCAGGTACCTCATGATCCTGGGGCTGGACACCCGGTAGTTCAGGAGATCGCCCGATCTCAGCGCGGACCGCGTCGGGGTGGGAACGATCTGGATCAGTTGAAACAGCTTCATCTGGTCGATCGGGTCGGGCAGCGTCTTCGCGATGCTCGGGATTTCCCGGAACAGGTCGGCGTGCGCGTTCATCAGGCCGTTGCGCACGTTGGTCCAGTGGTTGAAGCGGTGGTCGGTGCCGCGAGCGCGGGCCTCCTCCCTGTCGTCGCGCGCGCTCAAGCCCGGGTCGATCGCAGCGACGTCGCCCTTGATCTTCTCCCATTTCCGCCGGCCGTTGCAGTCTTCGGAGGGGCCGGTCTGGAAGCTGCCCATGTAGGTGTTTGAGCGCGCATTGCGGACATTCTGCTTGCCGTTGGTCTCGGCAAAGAACAGCCCGAGGCTGATGCGTCCCGCGGCGTCGGCGTGCTCGGGCGCGAGCCCCTTGGCGCGCGCGATCGCAACGGCGAGGTCGACGACGTCCTTGAATGGCGTCGCCGAGTTCTGCGCGCCCGCAGGCGGCGCCTCCATGGTGTCGAACAATTTCGAATATTCGTCGATCAGCGGCTCGATATCGGCATCGAAATAGGCCGGGGGAATCTCGAACTTGTTGGGCCGGCCGATCCGCGACGGCACGGCGTCAGTGAGATCCTTGTAGGTGCTGATCACGGCGACGCGCGCCAGATACAGCGCCTGTCCCGGCAGGTTCGGCAGCGGCTCCTTGGCGTCGATCTGGCGCCGCCGCTCGGCAAGGATCGATTTGAACTCGCCGAGCGCCCGGTCATAGGCGGCGACCGCCTCCGATTGCTGTGGCGTGAGCGCGACCTTCTGCGCGAGGGCAGGGCCCATGATGAAGAAGGCAACAGCCGCAAAGACTGCGAGACGTCTCAATCCCATGG contains:
- a CDS encoding outer membrane protein, whose amino-acid sequence is MKKTMLAGVAVAALALSTHAQAADMAARPYVKAPPPAVASVYDWSGFYIGGNGGWGTTRNCWDFVSFAGAAFTAGQGCHNADGAVAGGQIGYRWQSASWVFGLEAQGDWADLNGSRVSSPAFVFVPGDLTINSQVRAFGLFTGQVGWAWNNVLLYAKGGAAVVDNRYTHTFTATSALINSSSDTRWGATVGAGVEFGFAPNWSVGVEYDHIFLDRRTLSFAAAPGGVATTNSIGQDVDIVTARINYRFGGPGLTRY
- a CDS encoding NAD-dependent epimerase/dehydratase family protein, with product MHILILGGSQFLGRAIASHACAAGHEVTCAARGVAGPIAAGARLIRVDRDVADGLAPLAGETFDAVVDVARHPGQVRRAVAALKRPGVHWSFISTISVYADNRIPGQRADTAPLREPAAGDPEHSTDAIYGAAKVACEQAIGNDAFICRAGLIAGPEDPTGRFAYWSARLARGGEVLAPGSPDDAVQFIDVRDLARWIVHAAEIHLTGIYDGIGPIRTRGELLADCGAALNASCTFTWIDRAFLEAHDVRRWAGPRSLPLWLPLPDFAGFMTRDTTPAREAGLISRPPGDTARDTLHWLRDSDGPVVGLTADEERAVLSAWHAREAAATGT